A genomic stretch from Moraxella nasicaprae includes:
- a CDS encoding translocation/assembly module TamB domain-containing protein yields MARQDSHQTHHQTDVASPTQNKPKWFIYLIRLLVTALVAMILLVSLLFYMAGTQRGSQFLLDKIVSETGIHLNYQQGNLRDGVWVSDIDIDAGEDITVHVDKAYVQLGWRAIFSRQVHLVNPQINTIKIHNKKAPTGEPFDYATIATPVSLYLDNVSIKHLYYTQKDGTPFEMHNIQGEKVTWTDSKVQVSDTQLDYGDVLDVRQANGWIDLSGDYPLKLDADINILALEKVYFDRLSVKADGTLKRTVGKVASRYNGYEVAGEFVAQGLDEGSPFHASLDFDKVVLPYAEEQHITLSKGKIIADGVVSDIELRIDTDLVGKDIPQGRYRGRGIVRDGGMDIPFLQAHTPSGVLTANGKMQWSDEFELDAHITGDKFKIRQVMPAEYADYQAYLPEYLDGSLSMRYELLNKAGDTKFEFKLRQKDGEHINATLAQQQNQANAPWRIQADWQHLKRHHVPQLDVIDSRAGNVSIRLEEGKTHIQATADIDELHAAPKGHYQLTANIDKGERIHITDLDYQGVMGDLTGVASIDFATTHQPLTWRANLHTKKLLPNAYLGDDKTPIEQLTGRLVATGRMREDKGVMVHEVQLSDGDLSARIKQNNEWHSVHIAGKSEATLHLKNNELQHFSASFVGQTQQSMFPQLDTANLDIRASGNLSKLTIEQGNVVSKHGDIQATGELDLTDGIGWNIKAKLHKFNTSKLLDDQRFAVLMSGDVMSTGVYRNEKLQSASARFNLDASDIHSPASAQTVGVASLDAKGEISWDIKAALNQFNTAKFIDDEHLLAVVSGNVSSRGSFYQDKISELSVDFDGNVINKNLPEGKLKLTATGKNNHFVIDKIEHTGVAGDLQVSGWVDVSKGVAWDIQARLAGFNAGKFVKNLNSQLTGVLNSRGHWQEHNQKIIIDKMDIQGMLNGQPMSAKGLFIAELSLPKDINAYLDNLKKSASKANTRQGILALRGQLDRNARQIQSIIHTIRADNLHIKLGDNQLKMHGNDEQIITSINITDLGQIIDKTRGVIQGGLIIINDGQALPTLYVDMNLSQIRTPSLVVQEAQAIGKIVNLGNEVSQLLVQGSDIIVMGKVIKSARIDFAGTQDNHILTASTKNADIEAQTTVQGSFHQKTMRYSGVLRDSRVSSKFGVLAQKQPTEFSYGLNDNSVQLAAHCWQTGKNIYDGQGVLCLQDTLVLSPNQGNVNLVVQNLDTQIFSAALPGDIQWYSLLNGRAKVQWQQGKTPTVDAVLYSDDGRIGLNQDDTGYVEMPYKQVSFFAKSVPAGLQIHTDVAGVAGVGYADITLNPYQDSKPITGDLMLSQMNLAVLRPFFPSLQTLTGKIDVAGKLGGTLRQPLFHGQANLSDGALAIAGVPMALQNIQAAAQIDGNHALLSGEFDAGQGRGVLTGELDWQKDIQAKMSITGQELEVNKLPIVTAKINPDFEIIVRPMQKYVDIQGVVSIPQAILRPPETTAQIVGESEDVSVLDRRLGGNVDKILAVVEPWSINANIGVDLGNQVEFRGFGAKLPLAGALHLTQVGRGVMQARGVVQVSERTKIDGIGQNLELNYAQIRFNRDLLNPQLSIEGEKQIEGQTIGVRIRGTASSPVITVFNDAGLTEQQAMNALVTGRLSQSADAQITEQGFRSQVTNQLAAAGLSFGLSGTRNLTNQIGQALGLQSLTLDASGSASDTNVNVTGYITPDLYIRYGIGVFNAESSLSMRYQLTRRVFIEATSATENLVDVIYRWKF; encoded by the coding sequence ATGGCTAGGCAAGATTCTCATCAGACTCATCACCAGACGGATGTGGCGTCGCCTACCCAAAATAAGCCTAAATGGTTCATTTATTTGATTCGTCTGCTGGTGACGGCATTGGTGGCGATGATTTTGTTGGTGTCGCTACTATTTTATATGGCAGGCACACAGCGTGGTTCGCAATTTTTGTTAGACAAAATTGTCAGCGAAACGGGCATTCATCTAAACTATCAGCAGGGCAATCTGCGAGATGGTGTCTGGGTCAGTGATATTGATATTGATGCTGGCGAAGACATCACGGTTCATGTGGATAAGGCGTATGTTCAGCTTGGCTGGCGAGCGATTTTTTCTCGTCAGGTGCATTTGGTCAATCCACAAATCAACACCATCAAAATCCATAATAAAAAAGCCCCCACAGGCGAGCCGTTTGATTATGCGACCATCGCCACACCTGTCAGTCTATATCTAGACAATGTCAGTATTAAGCACCTTTATTATACCCAAAAAGACGGTACGCCTTTTGAAATGCACAACATTCAAGGCGAAAAAGTAACTTGGACGGATTCTAAGGTTCAAGTCAGCGATACTCAACTTGATTATGGCGATGTGCTAGATGTTCGCCAAGCGAATGGTTGGATTGATTTGTCGGGAGATTATCCCCTAAAACTAGATGCAGACATCAATATTTTAGCATTAGAAAAAGTCTATTTTGACAGATTGTCCGTCAAGGCAGACGGTACGCTAAAACGTACTGTGGGTAAGGTGGCTAGCCGTTATAATGGCTATGAAGTGGCGGGCGAATTTGTGGCTCAGGGTTTGGACGAAGGTTCGCCATTTCACGCAAGTCTTGATTTTGACAAAGTGGTTTTGCCGTACGCCGAAGAACAGCACATCACGCTTAGCAAGGGTAAAATCATCGCCGATGGCGTGGTGTCTGACATTGAGCTTCGCATTGATACTGACCTTGTGGGCAAGGATATTCCTCAGGGTCGTTATCGTGGTCGTGGTATCGTGCGTGATGGCGGTATGGATATTCCATTTTTGCAGGCACACACGCCAAGCGGTGTTCTGACCGCCAACGGCAAGATGCAATGGTCTGATGAGTTTGAGCTTGATGCACACATTACAGGCGATAAATTTAAAATCCGCCAAGTCATGCCAGCAGAGTATGCCGATTATCAGGCTTATTTGCCCGAATATCTGGACGGCAGCCTTAGTATGCGTTACGAACTGCTTAATAAAGCAGGCGATACCAAGTTTGAATTTAAACTTCGTCAAAAAGATGGCGAGCATATCAATGCAACTTTGGCACAGCAGCAAAATCAAGCCAATGCTCCTTGGCGAATCCAAGCCGATTGGCAACATCTAAAACGACATCATGTGCCACAGCTTGATGTGATTGACAGTCGTGCTGGCAATGTCAGTATCCGCCTAGAAGAGGGCAAAACTCACATTCAAGCAACGGCTGATATTGATGAGCTTCATGCCGCTCCAAAAGGTCATTATCAACTCACCGCCAACATTGATAAGGGCGAACGCATTCACATTACAGACCTTGATTATCAAGGGGTGATGGGCGATTTGACTGGCGTGGCTTCGATTGATTTTGCCACCACGCATCAGCCTTTGACTTGGCGAGCAAATCTGCACACCAAAAAACTACTGCCCAATGCTTATCTGGGCGATGATAAAACACCGATTGAGCAACTGACAGGTCGTCTGGTTGCTACAGGCAGAATGCGTGAAGATAAAGGCGTGATGGTGCATGAAGTGCAGCTAAGTGATGGCGATTTATCTGCACGCATCAAGCAAAATAATGAATGGCATAGTGTGCATATTGCGGGTAAGTCAGAGGCAACCCTTCATCTAAAAAACAATGAGTTGCAGCATTTTTCTGCCAGTTTTGTAGGTCAAACACAGCAGTCCATGTTCCCGCAGCTTGATACGGCAAACCTAGACATTCGTGCCAGCGGTAATCTATCCAAACTGACCATTGAGCAGGGTAATGTGGTCAGCAAGCATGGAGATATTCAAGCCACAGGTGAGCTGGATTTGACAGATGGCATTGGTTGGAATATTAAAGCAAAACTTCATAAATTTAACACAAGTAAACTGCTTGATGACCAGCGTTTTGCAGTGCTGATGTCTGGCGATGTCATGAGTACGGGTGTATATCGCAACGAAAAATTGCAGTCAGCGTCAGCACGATTTAATCTTGATGCCAGCGATATACATTCACCAGCTTCGGCACAGACTGTGGGTGTAGCCAGTCTTGATGCCAAGGGGGAGATTTCTTGGGATATTAAGGCGGCACTCAATCAATTTAATACCGCTAAGTTCATTGATGATGAACACCTGCTTGCCGTCGTGTCGGGCAATGTCAGCAGTCGAGGTAGTTTTTATCAGGATAAAATCAGCGAGCTATCCGTTGATTTTGATGGCAATGTCATCAATAAAAATCTACCAGAGGGTAAATTAAAACTGACCGCAACAGGCAAAAATAATCATTTTGTGATTGATAAAATTGAGCATACAGGCGTGGCAGGTGATTTGCAGGTGTCAGGCTGGGTAGATGTATCCAAAGGTGTTGCTTGGGATATTCAGGCTCGATTGGCAGGATTTAATGCAGGTAAATTTGTTAAAAATTTAAACAGTCAATTAACAGGTGTACTAAATAGTCGTGGACATTGGCAGGAGCATAACCAAAAAATCATCATCGATAAGATGGACATTCAGGGTATGCTTAATGGTCAGCCCATGTCAGCAAAGGGGCTGTTCATTGCCGAGCTGTCGTTACCAAAAGACATCAATGCTTATTTAGATAATCTAAAAAAATCCGCCAGCAAAGCCAATACCAGACAAGGCATTTTGGCGTTGCGTGGACAGCTTGATCGCAATGCTCGTCAGATACAAAGCATCATTCATACGATTCGAGCGGATAATCTGCACATCAAGCTGGGCGATAATCAGCTAAAAATGCATGGCAATGATGAGCAAATCATCACCAGCATTAACATCACTGATTTGGGTCAGATTATTGACAAAACTCGTGGTGTGATTCAAGGTGGTCTGATTATCATCAATGACGGTCAAGCACTACCAACCTTGTATGTGGACATGAATTTGTCACAGATTCGTACACCAAGTTTGGTTGTTCAAGAGGCTCAGGCGATTGGCAAAATTGTCAATTTGGGCAATGAAGTCAGTCAGTTGTTGGTGCAGGGCAGTGACATCATTGTGATGGGCAAGGTCATCAAGTCAGCTCGTATTGACTTTGCAGGTACGCAGGATAATCATATTTTGACCGCCAGCACAAAAAATGCCGACATTGAGGCACAAACCACCGTTCAAGGTTCATTCCACCAAAAAACCATGCGATACAGTGGTGTACTAAGAGATAGTCGTGTATCAAGCAAGTTTGGTGTGCTTGCCCAAAAACAACCGACCGAGTTTTCGTATGGGCTTAATGATAATAGCGTCCAGCTTGCTGCACATTGTTGGCAGACTGGCAAAAATATCTATGATGGTCAAGGCGTACTATGCCTACAAGACACTTTGGTGCTGTCGCCAAATCAGGGTAATGTCAATCTGGTCGTCCAAAATCTAGATACGCAGATTTTTTCGGCAGCACTGCCTGGCGATATTCAGTGGTATTCATTGCTTAATGGTCGTGCCAAAGTGCAATGGCAACAAGGCAAAACTCCTACGGTAGATGCGGTGCTGTATTCTGATGATGGACGGATTGGGCTAAATCAAGATGATACAGGCTATGTGGAGATGCCTTATAAGCAAGTGTCATTTTTTGCCAAAAGCGTGCCTGCTGGGTTGCAGATTCATACCGATGTGGCGGGTGTGGCAGGGGTTGGTTATGCAGACATCACGCTAAATCCTTATCAGGACAGCAAGCCAATCACAGGCGATTTGATGCTTAGTCAGATGAATTTGGCGGTATTGCGTCCATTTTTCCCAAGTCTGCAAACTTTGACGGGCAAAATTGATGTTGCTGGTAAATTAGGCGGTACGCTCAGACAGCCGTTATTTCATGGTCAGGCAAATTTGTCAGATGGTGCTTTGGCGATTGCAGGCGTGCCGATGGCATTACAAAATATCCAAGCAGCTGCCCAAATTGATGGCAATCACGCCTTATTGTCAGGCGAATTTGATGCTGGACAAGGTCGGGGTGTGCTGACTGGCGAGCTTGATTGGCAAAAAGACATTCAGGCAAAAATGAGTATCACAGGTCAGGAGCTGGAAGTTAATAAGCTGCCAATCGTTACTGCAAAAATCAACCCTGATTTTGAAATTATTGTCCGTCCAATGCAAAAATATGTGGATATTCAGGGCGTGGTCAGTATTCCACAGGCGATTTTGCGTCCGCCTGAGACAACCGCTCAGATTGTTGGCGAATCCGAAGATGTATCGGTACTTGACCGTCGTTTGGGTGGCAATGTGGATAAGATTTTGGCGGTGGTTGAGCCTTGGAGTATTAACGCCAATATCGGTGTTGATTTGGGCAATCAGGTGGAATTTCGTGGTTTTGGGGCAAAATTACCATTGGCAGGTGCATTGCATCTAACCCAAGTGGGGCGTGGCGTGATGCAAGCTCGTGGTGTTGTTCAGGTATCAGAACGCACCAAGATTGATGGTATTGGTCAGAATTTGGAGCTAAATTATGCTCAAATTCGCTTCAATCGAGATTTGCTCAACCCACAATTATCCATCGAGGGCGAAAAACAAATCGAAGGTCAGACCATTGGGGTGCGTATTCGTGGTACGGCATCTAGCCCTGTGATTACGGTATTTAATGACGCAGGATTGACTGAGCAGCAAGCAATGAATGCCTTGGTGACGGGTCGATTAAGCCAGTCAGCAGACGCTCAGATTACCGAGCAGGGTTTTCGCTCACAGGTCACCAATCAGTTGGCAGCAGCAGGGCTAAGTTTTGGCTTGTCAGGCACTCGCAATTTGACCAATCAGATTGGACAAGCATTGGGACTACAAAGTTTGACACTTGACGCATCAGGCAGTGCTTCTGACACCAATGTGAATGTGACAGGCTATATCACACCTGATTTGTACATTCGCTATGGCATTGGGGTGTTTAATGCTGAATCATCACTGTCGATGCGTTATCAACTGACTCGCCGAGTGTTCATCGAGGCAACCAGTGCGACCGAAAATTTGGTTGATGTCATCTATCGCTGGAAGTTTTAA
- a CDS encoding tetratricopeptide repeat protein: protein MKKLTALAALTAIISQAAYANTHQSPAMRGELTQAIAHPASANLLSTSVKGLPAPSVSVSEVKHIPTVLIPADAAGTTMIDVTLIDEFLDDVAPNARHYPPNFPSRTAEYLTSENIKHLSDWIEPYATAANASFDVVLRAAKINGMARNLNVGDSYTLRAGKHMEQAIKLQPNHAEANFLYGMMISEAGGFKEGRKYLDKATSLGYTEAEQSIAQADLLSDNKTAALKRLRDLAAKHPNNAQIAEQVRIVEDGGFYIWNIKDSNIQVKPIK, encoded by the coding sequence ATGAAAAAATTGACCGCTTTGGCAGCATTGACCGCCATCATCAGCCAAGCTGCTTACGCCAATACCCATCAGTCGCCTGCCATGCGTGGCGAGCTTACCCAAGCCATCGCACACCCAGCATCGGCAAACCTGCTTAGCACCAGCGTCAAAGGTCTGCCCGCACCAAGCGTATCAGTCAGTGAAGTCAAACACATTCCAACCGTACTCATTCCAGCCGATGCCGCTGGTACAACGATGATTGATGTAACCTTGATTGATGAATTTTTGGACGATGTTGCTCCAAATGCACGCCACTATCCACCAAACTTCCCAAGCCGTACCGCAGAATACTTGACCAGCGAAAACATCAAGCATCTATCTGATTGGATTGAGCCTTATGCCACCGCCGCCAATGCGTCATTTGATGTGGTATTGCGTGCCGCCAAAATCAATGGCATGGCTCGCAACCTAAATGTTGGCGACAGCTACACTTTGCGTGCTGGCAAACACATGGAGCAAGCCATCAAGCTACAACCAAATCACGCCGAAGCCAATTTCCTATATGGCATGATGATTTCAGAAGCTGGTGGTTTTAAGGAAGGTCGTAAATATTTGGATAAAGCCACCTCGCTAGGCTATACCGAAGCTGAGCAAAGCATCGCCCAAGCTGACCTGCTGAGCGACAACAAAACCGCTGCCCTAAAACGCCTGCGTGATTTGGCAGCTAAGCACCCAAATAATGCCCAAATCGCTGAGCAGGTGCGTATCGTTGAAGATGGTGGTTTTTATATTTGGAACATCAAAGACAGCAATATCCAAGTCAAACCAATCAAATAA
- the hemP gene encoding hemin uptake protein HemP produces MTIARYFSNRDSVRLPTLYSQNLFAMTKEVRIEHQGEEYRLRLTRNNRLILTK; encoded by the coding sequence ATGACCATCGCTCGCTATTTTAGCAACCGTGATAGTGTTCGTTTGCCAACACTATACTCTCAAAATCTATTTGCGATGACCAAGGAAGTAAGAATTGAACACCAAGGGGAGGAGTATCGCCTTCGCCTAACTCGCAACAATCGCTTGATTTTAACCAAGTGA
- a CDS encoding MFS transporter — protein sequence MASQLSLFKKPAFSSMFFTQLFGAFNDNIFKQALILLLTYSAAAKLDMSVSLLNNLAAMLFILPYFLFSALAGQLADKYEKSWLTRQLKLLEIIIMIVAAVGFFYEIYWLLFVALFFMGTQSTFFGPIKYAYLPEVMHKDELVGANGLFQSSTSLAILAGMMLAGLLTQLYFAEYWLAAVTIIVALFGYLAASAIPKTQSHAKDLVINHNIISTSWDIIKHLYSLPLLFFIIMGNSWYWFYGATFLTQTPEVSKTILRGDESVVIFLLTLFSVGIAIGSGVCKMFTKNQVSLKLLPFGIAGLTIFAVALHYSLLHVQIPASQIVYGISELMTFDGVSSVFILLFLLGFAGGIYIVPLYTCMQAYSPISHRSRIVGANNIFNALFMVGSAIFAIVILTVLKLNLPQLFLITGILNLILGVFFYHKLKQHENSLPINEGSNL from the coding sequence ATGGCAAGCCAACTCTCCTTATTCAAAAAACCTGCATTTAGCTCCATGTTTTTTACCCAGCTATTTGGGGCATTTAATGATAATATTTTTAAACAAGCACTTATTTTATTATTAACTTATTCAGCTGCTGCAAAACTTGACATGTCGGTCAGTCTGCTTAACAATCTGGCAGCAATGCTTTTTATTTTGCCGTATTTTTTATTTTCAGCATTGGCAGGACAGCTTGCAGATAAATACGAAAAATCTTGGCTAACTCGCCAGCTAAAACTGCTTGAAATCATCATCATGATTGTTGCCGCTGTTGGCTTTTTTTATGAGATTTATTGGCTACTGTTTGTGGCATTGTTTTTTATGGGGACGCAATCTACTTTCTTTGGCCCAATCAAATACGCCTATCTGCCAGAAGTGATGCACAAAGATGAACTGGTCGGTGCCAATGGTCTGTTTCAAAGCAGTACCAGCCTTGCGATTTTGGCAGGCATGATGTTGGCAGGTCTTTTGACCCAATTATACTTTGCTGAATACTGGCTGGCAGCGGTGACCATCATCGTGGCGTTATTTGGTTATTTGGCAGCCAGTGCCATTCCAAAAACCCAAAGCCACGCCAAAGACCTTGTCATTAACCATAACATCATCAGCACCAGCTGGGACATCATCAAGCACTTATACAGCTTACCTTTGCTATTTTTTATCATCATGGGTAATAGCTGGTATTGGTTTTATGGGGCGACTTTTTTGACCCAAACCCCAGAAGTCAGCAAAACCATCTTGCGTGGCGATGAGTCGGTGGTGATTTTTCTTTTAACTCTATTTTCGGTCGGTATCGCCATTGGCTCTGGTGTGTGTAAAATGTTCACCAAAAACCAAGTCAGCTTAAAACTTTTGCCCTTTGGCATTGCAGGTTTGACGATTTTTGCGGTTGCTCTTCATTACAGTTTGCTCCATGTACAAATACCAGCCAGTCAAATCGTCTATGGCATATCAGAATTGATGACTTTTGATGGTGTGTCATCGGTCTTTATTTTACTGTTTTTGTTAGGATTTGCAGGCGGTATCTATATCGTACCACTCTACACCTGCATGCAAGCCTATTCGCCCATCAGCCATCGCTCTCGCATTGTTGGGGCAAATAATATTTTTAATGCCTTATTTATGGTTGGCTCAGCGATATTTGCCATCGTGATTTTGACTGTCTTAAAGTTAAATTTGCCGCAACTGTTCTTGATTACAGGTATTCTTAATCTCATTCTTGGCGTGTTTTTTTACCATAAACTCAAACAACACGAAAACAGTTTGCCCATCAATGAAGGCAGTAACTTGTGA
- a CDS encoding autotransporter assembly complex protein TamA — protein MKFKKMLRPAFKRSSLWLACSAVLISTATAQNKTEPNKTDQSVQNNDIALLTPQQIEAHLTAARNAINLEQRLLSDLSSEQTQTDGLPEEQIISRLHENKIPVGLDTELAQEMSVQPLDKENLNPAEYLLDIQAAEMATFPAITHDAPKTDGAIRRLYNRLFNDGVAKVPRLKARLYHASQQQGDELVEISRKTLMQEPYANMKAALEDITQESVTDFNGSLPRMRQAVQAAARAVGYYSVDFSLQKQKAGEVNLIIHQLGDPVKVDNRVLEVRGDGQNNADYQAVVNSNVLQAGDVFHHGKYEASKSAIETISGEQGFLDGKWLNKSVDVVLPDNIADVSLIYDTGVQYQFDEVVFFTIDPDTGMLTTDPDKLPVKPKLLKKLLNFQLGDAYNRQAVRELSNSLLATGYFNAVNTETIYPQKNPVAGVEFDESNKPKESVTQMVELGDGITADIAPIEFSASEVIKDKLNLVAQKAQRLYDLPDDRLLPIDQTQNQSTSLLGKVSDAIKHVAKVILPDESKDVLDLPEGVSKPELAGKKTAQAVYEDKKVPLYIFVMSDKPRDAHIGLGWGSDSGTRLITKFEHNLINRNGYQAGAEVRLSEDKKGIKLYASRPLSHPINDKLQASLSYFEEVVGKSTNGFDLTTRTLEQGIGRNIINKNGWNRSYSLRYRLDELETKADPSTWQDLPVNFRDGKPTQEALLAGFALHKTVADDLVNPLRGYRQNYSLEVGSKELISDADMAIVQAGVSGVYSFGDNAYGKDRAHQVVAGLQGGYIWTNDFDAVPYKLRFFAGGDQSVRGYNHGSLSPVSDKGYLTGGQALAVGSVEYNYELMKDFRLAVFGDVGGAYDKKFSTPTKVGAGVGIRWASPVGQVRVDVATGLKEQDTQIKLHFFIGTPF, from the coding sequence ATGAAATTCAAAAAAATGCTACGCCCAGCATTTAAGCGTTCGTCTTTATGGCTGGCGTGTTCGGCGGTTTTGATTTCTACCGCCACCGCCCAGAACAAAACTGAGCCAAATAAAACCGACCAGTCGGTTCAAAATAATGACATTGCGTTATTAACACCTCAGCAGATTGAGGCACATCTGACCGCTGCCAGAAATGCCATCAATTTGGAGCAGCGTTTGCTTAGTGATTTAAGTAGCGAGCAGACACAGACAGATGGGTTGCCTGAGGAGCAAATCATTTCACGCTTGCACGAAAACAAGATTCCTGTTGGCTTGGATACAGAGCTTGCCCAAGAGATGTCCGTGCAACCGTTGGACAAAGAAAATCTAAATCCTGCTGAATATTTGCTGGATATACAAGCGGCAGAAATGGCGACATTCCCAGCCATCACGCATGATGCCCCAAAGACCGATGGAGCGATTCGCCGTCTGTATAATCGTTTGTTTAATGACGGTGTTGCCAAAGTTCCACGCCTAAAAGCCCGTCTTTATCATGCCAGTCAGCAACAAGGCGATGAGCTGGTAGAAATCAGTCGCAAAACTTTGATGCAAGAGCCATACGCTAACATGAAAGCCGCTTTGGAGGACATCACCCAAGAATCAGTAACTGACTTTAATGGTTCATTACCCAGAATGCGTCAAGCGGTGCAGGCGGCTGCTCGTGCAGTGGGTTATTATTCGGTGGATTTTAGTTTACAAAAACAAAAAGCAGGCGAAGTCAATCTTATCATTCATCAGCTTGGCGACCCTGTCAAGGTAGATAACCGTGTCTTGGAAGTGCGTGGCGATGGGCAGAATAATGCCGATTATCAAGCTGTGGTTAATTCTAATGTTTTACAAGCAGGCGATGTATTTCATCATGGCAAGTATGAAGCCAGTAAGTCCGCCATCGAAACCATCAGTGGTGAGCAGGGTTTTTTGGACGGAAAATGGTTGAACAAATCAGTCGATGTGGTTTTGCCAGACAATATTGCTGATGTCAGTTTGATTTATGACACAGGGGTGCAATATCAGTTTGATGAAGTGGTGTTTTTTACCATTGACCCTGATACGGGTATGCTGACCACCGACCCTGATAAGTTGCCTGTAAAGCCAAAACTATTGAAAAAATTATTAAATTTTCAACTGGGCGATGCTTATAATCGACAGGCGGTACGAGAATTATCCAACAGTTTGTTGGCGACAGGCTATTTTAATGCCGTTAATACCGAGACGATTTATCCTCAAAAAAATCCTGTGGCAGGCGTGGAATTTGATGAAAGCAACAAGCCCAAAGAGAGCGTAACACAGATGGTTGAGCTGGGCGATGGTATCACGGCCGACATTGCTCCGATTGAGTTTAGTGCTTCTGAGGTCATCAAAGACAAACTCAATCTGGTTGCCCAAAAAGCACAGCGATTATATGATTTGCCTGATGATAGACTGCTACCGATTGACCAGACACAAAATCAATCAACCTCACTACTTGGTAAGGTCAGTGATGCCATCAAGCATGTTGCCAAAGTCATCTTGCCAGATGAGAGTAAAGATGTGCTGGATTTGCCAGAAGGGGTTAGTAAGCCTGAACTGGCTGGCAAAAAAACCGCCCAAGCGGTCTATGAGGACAAAAAAGTTCCTTTGTACATTTTTGTGATGTCTGATAAGCCTCGTGATGCTCATATTGGTCTGGGTTGGGGGTCGGACAGTGGCACACGCTTGATTACCAAGTTTGAACATAATCTCATCAATCGCAATGGCTATCAGGCAGGTGCAGAGGTACGCTTATCCGAAGATAAAAAAGGTATTAAGCTGTATGCCAGCAGACCACTTAGTCACCCCATCAATGACAAATTGCAAGCCAGTCTCAGCTATTTTGAGGAGGTGGTGGGTAAATCAACCAATGGATTTGACCTGACAACCAGAACGCTAGAACAAGGCATTGGTCGTAATATCATCAATAAAAATGGCTGGAATCGCAGTTATTCATTGCGTTATCGCTTAGATGAGCTAGAAACCAAAGCAGACCCATCAACTTGGCAGGATTTGCCCGTCAATTTTCGAGATGGCAAGCCAACCCAAGAGGCTTTATTGGCAGGATTTGCATTACATAAGACTGTTGCTGATGACTTGGTCAATCCATTGCGTGGCTATCGCCAAAATTATTCTTTGGAAGTGGGTAGTAAAGAACTCATCAGTGATGCAGATATGGCCATCGTTCAAGCAGGTGTGAGCGGTGTGTATAGTTTTGGGGATAATGCCTACGGCAAGGATAGGGCTCATCAGGTCGTGGCTGGCTTGCAAGGAGGCTATATTTGGACGAATGATTTTGATGCCGTGCCTTATAAGCTGAGATTTTTTGCAGGAGGCGACCAAAGCGTGCGAGGCTATAATCACGGCAGTCTATCGCCTGTATCTGATAAAGGTTACTTGACAGGTGGTCAGGCATTGGCGGTGGGTAGTGTCGAGTACAATTATGAATTGATGAAGGATTTTCGCTTGGCGGTCTTTGGCGATGTGGGCGGTGCTTATGACAAGAAGTTTAGCACGCCAACCAAAGTGGGTGCAGGCGTGGGCATTCGCTGGGCATCTCCTGTGGGGCAGGTGCGTGTCGATGTTGCCACAGGCTTAAAAGAACAAGACACGCAGATTAAGTTGCACTTTTTTATTGGTACACCATTCTAA